Proteins found in one Canis lupus baileyi chromosome 26, mCanLup2.hap1, whole genome shotgun sequence genomic segment:
- the OSER1 gene encoding oxidative stress-responsive serine-rich protein 1 — translation MKSEAKDGEEESLQTAFKKLRVDASGSIASLSVGEGTNVRASVRTAADDTKPKTTCASKDSWHGSTRKSSRGAARTQRRRRSKSPVLHPPKFIHCSTIAASSSSQLKHKSQTDSPDGSSGLGISTPKEFNSGECSTSLDTNHTGAVVEPLRTSVPRLPSESKKEDSSVATQVSQASLKANDLSDFQAVSRLNQGKPCACIGKECQCKRWHDMEVYSFSGLQSVPPLAPERRSMLEDYSQSLHTRTLSGSPRSCSEQARVYVDDVTIEDLSGYMEYYLYIPKKMSHMAEMMYT, via the exons ATGAAATCCGAAGCCaaggatggagaggaggagagtCTACAAACTGCTTTCAAGAAATTAAGAGTGGATGCATCAGG GTCCATAGCATCTCTGTCTGTTGGAGAAGGCACAAATGTCAGAGCATCAGTCAGAACGGCAGCAGATGATACCAAACCGAAAACCACATGTGCATCTAAAGACAGTTGGCATGG GTCTACAAGGAAGTCTTCACGAGGAGCAGCGAGAACCCAGCGTCGTCGACGTTCTAAGTCTCCTGTCCTTCATCCTCCAAAGTTTATACATTGCAGTACAATAGCTGCTTCTTCCAGCAGCCAGCTCAAGCACAAAAGCCAGACTGACTCCCCTGATGGCAGCAGTGGGCTGGGAATTTCCACCCCTAAAGAGTTCAATTCAGGAGAATGCTCTACTTCTCTCGATACTAATCACACAGGGGCAGTTGTTGAGCCTTTGAGAACTTCGGTTCCCAGGCTCCCATCAGAGAGTAAGAAGGAAGACTCCTCTGTTGCTACTCAAGTCTCCCAAGCAAGTCTCAAGGCCAATGATCTCTCTGACTTTCAAGCGGTTTCCAGGCTAAACCAGGGCAAGCCATGTGCATGCATAGGCAAGGAGTGCCAGTGTAAGAGATGGCATGATATGGAAGTGTATTCCTTTTCAGGCCTGCAGAGTGTCCCTCCCTTGGCCCCAGAACGAAGATCCATGCTTGAGGACTACTCTCAGTCACTGCACACCAGAACTCTCTCTGGCTCCCCCCGCTCCTGTTCTGAGCAAGCTCGAGTCTATGTGGATGATGTGACCATTGAGGACCTGTCAGGctacatggaatattacttgtATATTCCCAAGAAAATGTCCCACATGGCAGAAATGATGTACACCTGA